The nucleotide sequence CATAGCGCAAGAGTGGATCAGCTATCCAGATGCCGAGCGATACTCCGGGCTCTCTCACACGACATTGTGGCGATACGTTTCTTCTGGCGAGATCAAGAGCGCGCGCGTCGGACGAAGCGTGCGTATCCATCTTCCAAGCCTCCGCGAGTTCATGGAAGAGCGCGCGTCGAGCAAATAAAAAGCCCCGAAGGGGACTTCAAATGCTTGTACTCGATGATCATCAAGAAACACTGCTCATGCTGCGCGACTATCTGAGCAGACATCCCGAGCTCGAGCCCGGGCCGGAGGAGCTCGCTGAAAAGCTCGACGTGGACGTGTTCGCAGTTAGCGTAGCGCTCGAAGCGCTGCGTGATGATGAAAGCGAGCTGCTCGCATGAGCGCACGAACACTCGCAGTAGCGCGACGCTATCTCGAGCGTGGTTTCGCGGTGGTCCCGATCCCGGCCGGCGAGAAAGCCCCAAGGATACCGGGCTGGCAAGAGCTCAGGCTCAAGCCGG is from Rubrobacter calidifluminis and encodes:
- a CDS encoding helix-turn-helix domain-containing protein — protein: MLKENIAQEWISYPDAERYSGLSHTTLWRYVSSGEIKSARVGRSVRIHLPSLREFMEERASSK